A window of the Cytophagaceae bacterium genome harbors these coding sequences:
- a CDS encoding N(4)-(beta-N-acetylglucosaminyl)-L-asparaginase — MTNRRKFLEKSLLTIPFLNTINVFGQTAIKKPIVISTWDSGIPVNEAAMSILKEPKGRALDAVEKGANQIENTINCCVGLGGNPDREGKVTLDACIMDEHMNCGGVAFMENIKHPISVARKVMEDTPHVLLVGEGARQFAIEKGFKVETDELSEDARKSYENWLKKSEYKPIKNIELEQKKAFDKGKGPSAPQFLENGDFNHDTMALLALDHSGNISGACTTSGMGFKMRGRVGDSPIIGAGLYVDNEVGACTGSGQGEEVIRIAGAAMVVEFMRQGKSPEMACRLAIERLVKINPKKARDFQVGFIALNKKGQYGSYAVNPGFVFSVTTAPGNGRVIKAKSYFS; from the coding sequence ATGACAAACCGAAGGAAATTTTTAGAAAAGAGTTTACTGACAATCCCATTTTTAAATACGATAAATGTATTTGGCCAAACGGCTATCAAAAAGCCAATTGTGATTTCGACCTGGGATAGTGGAATTCCTGTAAATGAGGCAGCTATGAGCATTTTAAAAGAACCAAAAGGTAGAGCCCTTGATGCCGTTGAGAAAGGTGCCAATCAGATTGAGAATACTATAAATTGCTGTGTGGGTTTGGGTGGAAATCCTGACAGAGAAGGAAAGGTTACGCTTGACGCATGTATCATGGACGAACACATGAACTGCGGTGGGGTGGCTTTTATGGAGAATATAAAACACCCCATTTCCGTTGCCAGAAAAGTGATGGAAGATACCCCACATGTATTGTTGGTAGGTGAAGGAGCCCGCCAATTTGCTATCGAAAAAGGTTTTAAAGTTGAAACGGATGAATTATCAGAAGATGCCAGAAAATCCTATGAAAACTGGCTAAAGAAGTCGGAATACAAGCCGATAAAAAATATTGAATTGGAGCAAAAGAAAGCATTTGACAAAGGAAAGGGGCCATCGGCTCCACAGTTTTTAGAAAACGGGGACTTTAATCATGACACCATGGCATTGCTGGCACTGGATCATTCCGGCAATATTTCAGGGGCTTGTACCACATCCGGAATGGGCTTCAAAATGCGGGGTAGAGTGGGCGATTCTCCAATAATCGGTGCCGGACTGTATGTTGACAATGAAGTAGGTGCCTGCACTGGCTCCGGACAAGGGGAAGAAGTTATTAGGATTGCCGGAGCTGCTATGGTGGTTGAATTTATGCGGCAGGGAAAAAGCCCGGAAATGGCTTGCAGGCTTGCCATAGAAAGGCTAGTGAAAATCAATCCTAAAAAAGCTAGAGATTTTCAGGTCGGGTTTATCGCTTTGAATAAAAAAGGACAATATGGATCTTATGCGGTGAATCCCGGTTTTGTTTTCTCTGTAACAACTGCACCAGGGAACGGCCGGGTGATAAAAGCAAAAAGTTATTTTTCATAA
- a CDS encoding LytTR family transcriptional regulator: METIKYIENCPQVHVGSRKYLAPNEILHLESDLNYTQIILANGKKILSSTTLKIIENRLLPFKNFVRINRQSIVNIDLVGRIENQTLFLPGERKIVFSRRREKAWKKSWI; the protein is encoded by the coding sequence ATGGAAACAATAAAATACATCGAAAACTGCCCGCAAGTACATGTGGGCAGTCGCAAATATCTCGCTCCAAATGAGATTTTGCATTTGGAATCGGATTTGAATTATACACAAATTATTTTGGCCAATGGCAAGAAAATATTGAGTTCTACTACGCTCAAAATCATTGAAAATAGGCTTTTGCCATTCAAAAATTTTGTTAGAATCAATCGCCAGAGTATTGTAAATATAGACTTGGTAGGAAGAATAGAAAATCAGACCCTATTTCTTCCTGGGGAAAGAAAAATTGTCTTTTCGAGAAGAAGAGAAAAAGCTTGGAAAAAAAGCTGGATTTAA
- a CDS encoding 2-C-methyl-D-erythritol 2,4-cyclodiphosphate synthase codes for MNIRIGHGYDVHQLAEGYELSLGGIKIPHSVGSMGHSDADVLLHAICDALLGALSLGDIGKHFKNTDPQWRGMDSKVFLKKVTEMIGEKGYKVGNIDSTLILEEPKIGKYIPEMKIAIAQCCNIDPEDVSIKATTSETMGFVGHKEGLEAHAVCLVYKDC; via the coding sequence ATGAATATACGTATCGGGCATGGTTATGATGTGCACCAATTAGCAGAAGGCTATGAGTTGAGTTTGGGCGGAATTAAAATTCCTCATTCTGTGGGTTCAATGGGGCATTCTGATGCCGATGTGTTGCTTCACGCCATCTGTGATGCACTTTTGGGTGCATTGTCATTAGGAGATATTGGTAAGCATTTCAAAAACACTGACCCGCAATGGAGAGGCATGGATAGCAAAGTTTTTCTAAAAAAGGTAACTGAAATGATAGGAGAGAAGGGCTACAAAGTAGGAAATATTGACAGCACATTGATTTTGGAAGAACCAAAAATTGGAAAATACATTCCCGAAATGAAAATTGCAATAGCCCAATGCTGCAATATTGATCCGGAAGATGTTTCGATTAAAGCCACCACCTCCGAAACCATGGGTTTTGTGGGCCATAAAGAAGGTTTAGAGGCTCATGCAGTTTGTTTGGTTTATAAAGACTGTTGA
- a CDS encoding PAS domain-containing protein, whose protein sequence is MKLNPISIPEINQKFLRDEKLDVKKFEEELKPTIETISNFAIGPYYWLIPDQSNMTIVAASPNTQDLTPYRCEEWINKDVFFWFETMHPEDREFVASSLALSIELQESLPLEKAELVQMNIYLRMLDKDKNFRWVLMQFPKRLFNENGKVISTLILVTDLSHFPKNFSRMLTLIDASNKKSIFFATQVDNKKFISLDIPQISKRELEILQLMVRGLNSPQIAENLFLSYHTIENHKRNLRRKTNTKTTAELIDFVWRNNLI, encoded by the coding sequence ATGAAATTAAACCCCATATCAATTCCCGAAATCAACCAAAAGTTTTTAAGAGACGAAAAATTAGATGTTAAAAAATTTGAAGAGGAACTAAAACCTACAATTGAAACCATCAGCAATTTTGCCATTGGTCCTTATTATTGGCTAATTCCTGACCAATCAAATATGACTATAGTGGCGGCAAGTCCAAACACTCAAGATTTGACTCCATACAGATGTGAAGAATGGATAAATAAAGATGTATTTTTTTGGTTTGAGACTATGCATCCAGAGGACAGAGAGTTTGTGGCTTCTTCTTTGGCACTTTCGATTGAGTTGCAAGAAAGTTTGCCTTTAGAAAAAGCTGAGTTGGTTCAAATGAATATTTACCTTAGAATGTTGGATAAAGACAAAAACTTCAGGTGGGTGCTGATGCAGTTTCCGAAGCGACTGTTTAATGAAAATGGTAAAGTAATTAGTACACTTATTTTAGTCACCGATTTATCTCATTTTCCGAAGAATTTCTCAAGGATGCTTACTTTGATTGATGCTTCAAATAAAAAAAGCATCTTTTTTGCTACCCAAGTTGACAATAAAAAGTTCATTTCACTTGACATTCCACAAATCTCTAAAAGAGAATTAGAAATACTCCAGCTTATGGTAAGAGGACTAAATTCTCCTCAAATTGCCGAAAACTTGTTTTTGTCATATCACACTATTGAAAACCATAAACGAAACTTAAGAAGAAAAACAAACACTAAAACAACAGCTGAATTAATAGATTTTGTTTGGCGTAATAATTTAATTTAA
- a CDS encoding insulinase family protein, whose translation MIEFQHFELKNGLKVYVHQDKSSPIAAFNICYNVGSRDENPEKTGFAHLFEHLMFGGSKNIDSYDEALQRVGGENNAFTSPDITNYYITLPVNNLETAFWLESDRMLSLSFDPKVLEVQRNVVIEEFKQRYLNQPYGDIWLKLRPLAYQIHPYRWATIGKEISHIENATMEDVKEFFYFHYLPNNATLVVGGNVSVSEIEKLANKWFGDIPSRKIPNRNLPVEPIQTVERRLETTERVPLDAIYKTYHIPGRHENGYFETDLLSDVLGRGKSSRLNQILVKEKKLFNSISAYSTGSLDPGLLVISGHLNKGVDISTAEGEIEAILTEIKSNEISLLEMQKVKNQAKSTIGFGEVELLNRVMNIAFAANAGDVNYCNQEMEKIDNVSQEDILNMAQKVLKTENCSTLLYKAG comes from the coding sequence ATGATAGAATTCCAACATTTCGAACTAAAAAACGGACTAAAAGTATATGTACATCAGGACAAATCAAGTCCTATAGCTGCTTTTAATATTTGTTATAATGTTGGATCCAGAGACGAAAACCCCGAAAAAACCGGATTTGCCCATCTATTTGAGCATCTTATGTTTGGGGGTTCAAAAAATATCGATTCTTACGATGAGGCTTTGCAAAGAGTAGGTGGCGAAAACAATGCATTTACTTCTCCAGATATCACTAATTATTATATCACACTGCCTGTCAATAACTTAGAAACCGCTTTTTGGCTGGAATCTGACCGCATGTTAAGTTTATCTTTTGACCCGAAAGTTTTGGAAGTACAACGAAATGTGGTAATTGAAGAATTTAAACAGCGGTATCTCAATCAACCATATGGCGATATATGGCTCAAGCTCAGACCCTTGGCATATCAGATTCATCCATATCGTTGGGCTACCATTGGGAAGGAAATCAGTCATATCGAAAATGCGACCATGGAAGATGTGAAAGAATTTTTCTATTTTCACTATTTGCCCAATAACGCCACATTAGTGGTGGGTGGAAATGTTTCTGTTTCTGAAATCGAAAAATTGGCAAATAAATGGTTTGGGGATATTCCTTCTCGGAAAATTCCGAACCGGAATCTACCTGTAGAACCTATTCAGACAGTAGAAAGGAGGTTGGAAACCACCGAAAGAGTTCCTTTAGATGCCATTTACAAAACCTACCATATTCCTGGAAGACACGAAAACGGATATTTTGAAACTGACCTGTTGAGTGATGTTCTCGGCAGAGGTAAATCATCAAGATTAAACCAAATTTTGGTCAAAGAAAAAAAACTTTTCAATAGTATCTCAGCCTACTCAACCGGCTCATTGGATCCTGGATTATTGGTTATCAGCGGACATTTAAACAAGGGTGTTGATATTTCCACAGCAGAAGGTGAAATCGAAGCGATTTTGACTGAAATAAAATCAAATGAAATCTCACTTCTGGAGATGCAAAAAGTAAAAAATCAAGCAAAATCCACCATAGGTTTTGGAGAAGTTGAGCTCCTCAACCGGGTTATGAATATAGCGTTTGCGGCTAATGCCGGCGATGTCAATTATTGTAACCAAGAAATGGAAAAAATTGACAATGTGAGTCAGGAAGATATTTTGAATATGGCACAAAAAGTTTTAAAAACAGAAAACTGCAGTACACTTCTATACAAGGCAGGATAA
- a CDS encoding sulfatase, with the protein MSFKPEIPPNVVLIYFDDMGYGDISVTGAIDYQTPNFDKLAHEGVFFSQFYSPQAVCSASRAGLLTGCYPNRIGFSGALDHTAKIGLNPEETTIAEALKTKGYATAAIGKWHLGHLDQFLPTRHGFDQFFGIPYSHDMWPGHPSSKNYYPELPLYENEKIIERNPDFSQFTKTFTQKALDFIKANKRKPFFLYLAHPMPHVPLAASEAFIGKSKHGLYGDVIMELDWSIGQIRDFLQKNNLSENTLVIVTSDNGPWFNYGNHAGSAGGLREGKGTTFDGGQKVPAMMAWKGSLPEGKILNGLASGIDILPTICEATGVHLPVRQIDGISLLSYLKGKTESPREMFLYYYRKNSLEAIRFQNWKLVFDHPGRTYEGFEPGKDGQPGKVNENFSHKSGLYDLRRDPGERYDVSAYFPEVIEKLNSLADQARVELGDDLKNTMGKNNREIGKTKESNK; encoded by the coding sequence ATTTCTTTTAAGCCCGAAATACCTCCTAATGTAGTTTTGATTTATTTTGATGATATGGGTTATGGTGATATATCGGTAACAGGAGCAATCGATTACCAAACGCCCAATTTTGACAAATTGGCTCATGAAGGAGTTTTCTTTAGTCAGTTTTATAGCCCACAGGCGGTTTGCTCGGCTTCAAGGGCTGGCTTGCTAACGGGTTGTTATCCCAATAGGATTGGTTTCAGTGGAGCACTGGATCATACTGCAAAAATCGGATTGAATCCTGAAGAAACCACCATAGCCGAGGCCCTTAAAACCAAAGGTTATGCTACTGCTGCCATCGGGAAATGGCATTTGGGACATTTGGACCAATTTCTTCCGACCCGACATGGTTTTGATCAGTTCTTTGGTATTCCGTATTCACATGATATGTGGCCCGGGCATCCAAGCTCTAAAAATTATTATCCTGAACTTCCCCTTTACGAAAATGAAAAAATCATTGAGAGGAATCCGGATTTCAGTCAGTTTACTAAAACATTTACCCAAAAGGCTTTAGATTTTATTAAAGCCAATAAACGAAAACCTTTTTTTCTTTATCTGGCTCATCCCATGCCACATGTGCCATTAGCTGCTTCTGAAGCATTTATTGGAAAATCAAAACATGGATTGTACGGAGATGTAATTATGGAATTGGACTGGAGTATTGGACAAATCAGAGATTTTCTTCAAAAAAATAACCTTTCTGAAAATACTTTAGTGATAGTGACTTCTGACAATGGCCCCTGGTTTAATTATGGAAATCATGCAGGTAGTGCAGGCGGATTGAGAGAAGGTAAAGGGACCACTTTTGATGGCGGACAAAAAGTGCCGGCAATGATGGCATGGAAAGGTTCATTGCCCGAAGGGAAAATATTGAATGGTTTAGCATCCGGAATAGACATTCTGCCAACAATTTGCGAAGCAACAGGTGTTCATTTGCCTGTAAGACAAATCGACGGAATCAGCCTTTTGAGCTATTTGAAAGGCAAAACGGAAAGTCCGAGAGAAATGTTTTTATATTATTATAGAAAAAATAGCCTTGAAGCGATTAGGTTTCAGAACTGGAAATTAGTTTTTGATCATCCGGGTCGTACTTATGAAGGTTTTGAGCCTGGAAAAGATGGCCAGCCAGGTAAAGTAAATGAAAATTTTAGTCATAAATCAGGATTATACGATTTGAGACGTGACCCTGGAGAGAGATACGATGTAAGTGCTTATTTTCCGGAGGTAATTGAAAAACTCAACAGCCTCGCCGATCAGGCAAGAGTGGAGCTTGGTGATGACTTGAAAAATACGATGGGTAAAAACAATAGAGAAATAGGAAAAACTAAAGAATCAAATAAATGA
- a CDS encoding helix-turn-helix transcriptional regulator, which translates to MLNTVNDYRWVLIQMPKLYVNAQDRTTVGFVLITDLSHLVFSNRPILMTLTDKINNQNQYFHIAEDLTSLVSVNLPNITKREQEILQLMAKGLNSPEIAEKLFLSYHTVENHKRNLRQKTNTKTSAELIDYVWRNNLI; encoded by the coding sequence ATGTTGAATACTGTAAATGATTACCGCTGGGTTTTGATTCAAATGCCCAAGCTTTATGTAAATGCCCAGGACAGAACAACAGTTGGTTTTGTTTTAATCACTGATTTGTCACATTTGGTTTTTTCCAATAGACCAATTTTGATGACCCTTACCGATAAAATAAATAACCAAAATCAATATTTTCATATCGCCGAAGATTTGACTTCACTTGTTAGCGTCAATTTGCCAAATATCACCAAAAGAGAGCAAGAAATTCTTCAGTTAATGGCTAAAGGCTTAAATTCTCCTGAAATAGCCGAAAAACTTTTTTTATCTTATCACACTGTAGAAAATCACAAGAGAAATCTAAGGCAAAAAACTAATACCAAAACTTCAGCTGAACTCATAGATTACGTTTGGCGAAACAATTTGATTTGA
- a CDS encoding 2,3-bisphosphoglycerate-independent phosphoglycerate mutase has product MNSKVILIILDGWGLPKPGEEWRSAIDAANVPYFRQLMATYPNSTLEACGRAVGLPNGQMGNSEVGHMNLGAGRVVYQELEKINVAIEEGKMAQEKVLLDALEYAKTNDKAFHLIGLCSDGGVHSHIEHLKGLCQIAAQNGVKKVFVHAFMDGRDCDPKSGKAFVQDLSNTLEQTGGKIASLTGRYFAMDRDKRWDRVKLAYDAMVNGVGEISVEKNQIADTIQKSYDNGVTDEFLKPIIVTENGHPVGNIQEGDAVMCFNFRTDRGREITEVLTQKDFPEQNMKALDLYYLTMTNYDETFKNVKVIYEKDNLNNTLGEVLEAAGKKQIRSAETEKYPHVTFFFSGGREEPFVGETRLLSPSPKDVATYDLKPEMSARDLAKNLVPELNKGEVDFVCLNFANPDMVGHTGVFSAVVKAVETVDGCLKDVVEAGKANGYTSIVIADHGNSDYMINDDKTVNTAHSLNLVPFIVVDDAYKGQPKSGKLGDVAPTILKIMGIGIPAEMTGNILI; this is encoded by the coding sequence TTGAACTCAAAAGTTATTCTGATTATACTTGATGGTTGGGGTCTCCCCAAACCCGGCGAAGAATGGAGATCGGCGATTGATGCCGCAAATGTTCCTTATTTCAGACAATTAATGGCTACTTATCCAAATAGTACACTGGAAGCCTGTGGCAGAGCGGTTGGATTACCTAATGGCCAGATGGGTAACTCAGAAGTAGGTCATATGAATCTTGGTGCCGGAAGGGTGGTTTATCAGGAACTGGAAAAAATCAATGTTGCGATTGAGGAAGGAAAAATGGCACAAGAAAAAGTCCTTTTGGATGCACTGGAATATGCCAAAACCAATGACAAAGCATTTCATTTGATTGGCCTATGTTCTGATGGTGGGGTGCATTCCCATATTGAACATTTAAAAGGTCTTTGCCAAATTGCAGCTCAAAATGGCGTTAAGAAAGTATTTGTACATGCTTTTATGGATGGCCGGGATTGTGATCCTAAATCAGGAAAAGCTTTTGTGCAGGACTTGAGTAATACACTGGAACAAACCGGAGGTAAGATTGCTTCTCTTACGGGTCGTTATTTTGCTATGGATCGTGATAAAAGATGGGATCGGGTGAAACTTGCCTATGATGCCATGGTGAATGGTGTGGGGGAAATTTCGGTAGAAAAAAATCAAATCGCTGACACTATTCAAAAAAGTTATGACAATGGTGTAACCGATGAGTTTTTAAAGCCAATTATTGTAACAGAAAATGGCCATCCAGTAGGAAATATTCAGGAAGGCGACGCCGTGATGTGTTTTAACTTCAGGACTGATCGTGGCAGAGAAATTACCGAAGTATTGACTCAAAAAGACTTTCCTGAGCAAAACATGAAAGCCTTGGATTTGTATTATCTTACAATGACCAATTACGATGAGACTTTCAAAAACGTAAAAGTGATTTATGAGAAAGACAATCTGAACAATACGCTTGGGGAAGTGCTTGAAGCTGCCGGTAAAAAACAAATCAGATCGGCTGAAACTGAAAAATATCCTCATGTAACCTTCTTTTTCTCAGGTGGAAGAGAAGAGCCATTTGTAGGTGAAACACGCCTGCTTTCTCCTTCTCCTAAAGATGTAGCTACTTACGACCTAAAACCTGAGATGTCGGCGAGAGATTTAGCCAAAAACCTGGTTCCCGAGCTTAATAAAGGAGAAGTTGACTTTGTATGTCTTAATTTTGCCAATCCTGACATGGTGGGCCATACCGGAGTGTTTTCGGCAGTTGTTAAGGCTGTGGAAACTGTGGATGGTTGTTTGAAAGATGTAGTTGAAGCAGGAAAAGCCAATGGTTACACTTCAATAGTAATTGCTGATCATGGAAACTCAGATTACATGATTAATGATGATAAAACTGTAAATACTGCTCACTCGCTTAATCTGGTTCCGTTTATTGTAGTGGATGACGCTTACAAAGGGCAGCCAAAATCAGGAAAATTGGGTGATGTTGCCCCTACAATCCTGAAGATTATGGGTATCGGGATTCCGGCAGAAATGACCGGCAATATATTGATTTAA